One Gossypium raimondii isolate GPD5lz chromosome 3, ASM2569854v1, whole genome shotgun sequence genomic window carries:
- the LOC105795623 gene encoding B3 domain-containing protein At1g05920-like, with amino-acid sequence MMELLSLDDFKDTKIDPNWGPFDYLLHVLDVDQQKMQKSQNAPPPPQTLCKQDHKGFKLRSKFNNSAGLKRKRNLKAVEEEDDGDGDRVAPKLKPKRSKKQVKSVCPIPPPDLPPLFRQLIVEEMGGRGLVLVIQKTIFFSDINPTASRFSIPFSQVKTHDFLNEAEAKELDDKNSMQVWLLDPSMRGTSITLNKWVMRSSSLYVLTNTWNPLVKNNQLKKGDMVQLWSFRMNSLLCFALVKL; translated from the coding sequence ATGATGGAGCTCCTCAGCCTTGATGATTTTAAGGATACAAAGATTGATCCCAATTGGGGTCCTTTTGATTACTTGCTGCACGTACTCGATGTTGACCAACAGAAAATGCAGAAAAGCCAGAATGCACCCCCACCACCTCAAACCCTTTGCAAACAAGACCATAAGGGTTTCAAGCTAAGGTCCAAGTTCAACAACAGCGCTGGACTGAAAAGGAAACGCAATCTCAAAGCAGTAGAAGAGGAAGACGATGGCGATGGCGATCGGGTAGCACCAAAACTGAAGCCGAAGAGAAGCAAGAAGCAAGTGAAATCCGTTTGCCCAATCCCACCACCAGACTTGCCTCCCCTATTCAGACAACTTATAGTTGAAGAGATGGGTGGTAGGGGTTTGGTTCTGGTCATACAAAAGACCATCTTTTTCTCCGACATAAACCCTACTGCCAGTCGTTTCTCCATTCCCTTCTCGCAAGTCAAAACTCATGACTTTCTCAACGAGGCAGAGGCTAAAGAGTTAGATGACAAAAACTCCATGCAGGTGTGGTTGTTAGATCCATCCATGAGGGGAACAAGCATTACCTTGAACAAGTGGGTTATGAGGTCAAGTTCGCTCTATGTCCTCACTAACACGTGGAACCCTCTTGTGAAGAACAACCAACTCAAGAAAGGCGACATGGTGCAGCTCTGGTCTTTCCGGATGAATTCCCTGCTGTGCTTCGCACTCGTAAAGCTCTAG
- the LOC105795624 gene encoding B3 domain-containing protein At1g05920, whose protein sequence is MMELLSLDDFKDTKIDPNWGPFDYLLHVLDVDQQKMQKSQNAPPPPQTLCKQDHKGFKLRSKFNNSVGLKRKRNLKAVEEEDDGDGDRVAPKLKPKRSKKQEKSVCPIPPPDLPPLFRQLIVEEMGGRGLVLVIQKTIFFSDINPTASRFSIPFSQVKTHDFLNEAEAKELDDKNSMQVWLLDPSMRGTSITLNKWVMGSSSLYVLTNTWNPLVKNNQLKKGDMVQLWSFRVNSLLCFALVKL, encoded by the coding sequence ATGATGGAGCTCCTCAGCCTTGATGATTTTAAGGATACAAAGATTGATCCCAATTGGGGTCCTTTTGATTACTTGCTGCACGTACTCGATGTTGACCAACAGAAAATGCAGAAAAGCCAGAATGCACCCCCACCACCTCAAACCCTTTGCAAACAAGACCATAAGGGTTTCAAGCTAAGGTCCAAGTTCAACAACAGCGTTGGACTGAAAAGGAAACGCAATCTCAAAGCAGTAGAAGAGGAAGACGATGGCGATGGCGATCGGGTAGCACCAAAACTGAAGCCGAAGAGAAGCAAGAAGCAAGAGAAATCCGTTTGCCCAATCCCACCACCAGACTTGCCTCCCCTATTCAGACAACTTATAGTTGAAGAGATGGGCGGTAGGGGTTTGGTTCTGGTCATACAAAAGACCATCTTTTTCTCCGACATAAACCCTACTGCCAGTCGTTTCTCCATTCCCTTCTCGCAAGTCAAAACTCATGACTTTCTCAACGAAGCAGAGGCTAAAGAGTTAGATGACAAAAACTCCATGCAGGTGTGGTTGTTAGATCCATCCATGAGGGGAACAAGCATTACCTTGAACAAGTGGGTTATGGGATCAAGTTCGCTCTATGTCCTCACTAACACGTGGAACCCTCTTGTGAAGAACAACCAACTCAAGAAAGGCGACATGGTGCAGCTCTGGTCTTTCCGGGTGAATTCCCTGCTGTGCTTCGCACTCGTAAAGCTCTAG
- the LOC105796798 gene encoding putative E3 ubiquitin-protein ligase RF298 — MASMVLKGSSSGNHVSPLLSIQEKGSRNKRKFRADLPLGDQNKIITSPQNGCPSYEFCAEKFEITPVHGQASAYDLCSVSQDHSGGLKLDLRLSSTLGSSEVGPSRAKEELEADEFQDADWSDLTESQLEELVLSNLDTIFKSAIKKIVAYGYTEEIVTKAVLRSGLCYGCKDTVSNIVDNTLAYLRSGQDYNPSRDHYFEDLQQMEKYILTELVCVLREVRPFFSTGDAMWCLLICDMNVSHACAMDGDPLSGFAGDGGSNGISFSSNQPQLKPEAKTSELNLPNPCRPVPSFPCSHSSPPEVPSTGISNTTKSKNSVVLSGIVSEKEGTNSTADSADKTFSAGGTSQFSTMEEKFVGSRKTHSTKREFLRQKSLHLEKNYKTYGSKGSSRAKMSSLGGLILDKKLKSVSNSATVNIKGASLKIKAMGADVSQDNESHLLANLGPSSSTSFCLDNDSNISAVPKTDIATISPLVNMPPELLPMNNPPTLSTTDTELSLSLPTKSNSIVVPPVSHFKVANPSYVGMPFGNSLGDWVPQDKKDEMILKLVPRVQELQNQLQDWTEWTNQKVMQAARRLSKDKVELKTLRQEKEEVELLKKEKLSLEENTRKKLVEMDVALSKASGQVERANATVRRFEVENAALRQEMEAAKLRAAESAASCQEVSKREKKTLMKVQSWDKQKNLFQEELMTEKRKVTQLLHELQLAKVIQEQFEVKWQQEQKAKEEVVTQASLVRKEREQIEASTKLKDDMIKSKAETSLQKYKEDIQKLEQEISRLRLKMDSSKIAALRRGIDGSYVKYISMTQKKSRTPFISEVVTDFQDFSGEGGVKRERECVMCLSEEMSVVFVPCAHQVVCTTCNELHKKQGMKDCPSCRSLIQRRIPVRYARS; from the exons ATGGCGTCAATGGTTCTTAAAGGTAGTAGCAGTGGTAATCATGTATCTCCATTGCTGTCAATTCAAGAAAAAGGTAGCCGAAATAAGCGAAAATTCCGTGCTGATCTGCCGTTAGGTGATCAAAATAAGATTATAACTTCACCTCAAAATGGATGTCCGAGTTATGAGTTTTGTGCTGAGAAGTTCGAAATCACCCCAGTCCATGGTCAAGCTAGTGCATACGACTTGTGTAGTGTGAGCCAAGATCATTCCGGTGGATTGAAACTCGACCTGAGATTGTCTAGCACGTTAGGTTCTTCAGAGGTTGGGCCAAGTCGGGCTAAAGAGGAACTAGAGGCAGATGAATTCCAAGATGCTGATTGGAGTGATCTCACGGAATCTCAGCTAGAAGAACTTGTTTTAAGCAATTTGGATACAATATTCAAGAGTGCAATAAAGAAAATCGTTGCTTACGGTTACACAGAAGAAATTGTTACTAAGGCAGTCTTGAGATCAGGCCTTTGTTATGGTTGTAAAGACACGGTCTCAAATATAGTGGATAATACCTTAGCATATCTAAGAAGTGGCCAAGATTATAATCCTTCAAGAGACCACTATTTCGAGGATCTCCAGCAGATGGAGAAGTATATATTAACGGAACTGGTTTGTGTTCTTCGAGAAGTCCGGCCTTTCTTCAGCACTGGGGATGCTATGTGGTGCTTATTGATTTGTGATATGAATGTGTCGCATGCTTGTGCTATGGATGGTGATCCTTTGAGTGGTTTTGCTGGTGATGGAGGTTCTAAtgggatttctttttcttcaaaccAACCCCAGTTGAAGCCTGAAGCCAAAACTTCTGAATTGAATCTTCCAAATCCGTGTAGACCAGTTCCATCCTTTCCTTGTTCTCATAGTTCTCCACCTGAGGTACCATCTACGGGAATCAGCAACACAACAAAATCAAAGAATTCTGTTGTCCTAAGTGGTATAGTCTCGGAGAAAGAGGGAACAAACTCCACTGCTGATAGCGCAGATAAAACTTTCAGTGCGGGGGGAACATCTCAATTTTCAACAATGGAAGAGAAGTTTGTGGGTAGTAGAAAGACTCACTCTACCAAGAGAGAATTTCTTCGGCAGAAGTCACTTCATCTGGAGAAAAACTACAAGACATATGGATCTAAAGGGTCATCGAGAGCTAAAATGAGCAGTTTGGGAGGTTTAATCTTGGACAAGAAATTAAAATCTGTCTCCAATTCTGCTACTGTTAATATAAAAGGCGCATCTTTGAAAATTAAGGCAATGGGAGCCGATGTCTCTCAAGATAATGAGAGTCATCTTCTGGCTAATTTGGGTCCGTCTTCTTCTACATCATTTTGCTTAGATAATGATAGTAATATTTCTGCAGTGCCTAAGACCGATATAGCGACTATTTCTCCCCTGGTAAACATGCCACCTGAATTACTACCTATGAATAACCCACCTACACTATCAACTACTGATACTGAGCTTTCCCTTTCATTGCCTACCAAAAGCAATTCAATTGTAGTGCCTCCTGTTTCACATTTCAAGGTTGCTAATCCTAGCTATGTTGGGATGCCATTTGGTAATTCATTGGGGGATTGGGTCCCTCAGGATAAGAAGGATGAGATGATTTTGAAGCTGGTACCGAGGGTGCAGGAACTGCAAAATCAGCTCCAAGACTGGACAGAGTGGACTAATCAAAAGGTTATGCAGGCCGCTCGTCGATTGAGTAAAGACAAAGTTGAACTTAAGACTTTGAGGCAAGAGAAAGAGGAAGTTGAACTGCTTAAGaaagagaagttgagtttggaaGAAAACACTAGGAAGAAGCTCGTCGAGATGGATGTTGCTTTGTCCAAGGCTAGCGGGCAGGTGGAACGCGCTAATGCTACTGTCCGCAGGTTTGAAGTGGAAAATGCAGCACTACGGCAGGAAATGGAGGCTGCAAAATTACGTGCTGCAGAGTCGGCAGCTAGTTGTCAGGAGGTATCAAAGAGGGAGAAGAAAACTCTGATGAAAGTTCAGTCTTGGGACAAGCAAAAGAACTTGTTTCAAGAAGAGCTCATGACCGAAAAGCGCAAGGTCACCCAACTTCTACATGAATTACAGCTGGCTAAAGTTATCCAAGAACAGTTTGAG GTTAAATGGCAACAGGAACAGAAAGCAAAGGAAGAAGTAGTTACTCAGGCTAGTTTGGTAAGGAAGGAAAGAGAACAAATCGAGGCTTCAACAAAACTAAAAGATGACATGATTAAGTCCAAAGCCGAAACCAGTTTGCAAAAATACAAAGAGGATATTCAGAAACTTGAACAAGAAATCTCTCGATTGAGACTGAAGATGGACTCCTCAAAAATAGCTGCACTTCGGAGGGGCATTGATGGAAGctatgtaaaatatattagcATGACTCAGAAGAAATCTCGAACCCCTTTTATCTCAGAAGTGGTGACAGATTTCCAGGACTTCTCCGGGGAGGGAGGTGTGAAACGTGAACGTGAATGCGTGATGTGTTTGTCGGAGGAGATGTCTGTGGTTTTTGTCCCCTGCGCGCATCAGGTTGTTTGCACTACGTGCAATGAGCTCCACAAGAAACAAGGGATGAAAGACTGTCCTTCCTGTCGGAGTCTCATCCAGCGCCGTATTCCCGTCCGGTATGCTCGGTcttaa
- the LOC105796795 gene encoding probable protein phosphatase 2C 35: protein MGCANGKCCSRDSSTSDEDSGHHQRGIRPYKNKDGLTQRSLELVHVPSHNFTLQYSSLTQNGYYPDTTDRENQDSFCIKTQIQGNPNVHFFGVFDGHGQYGAQCSNFVKDKLVEILSSDPTLLDDPLKAFNSAFLATNSELRDSEIDDALSGTTAITVLVVGDTLYVANVGDSRAVIAVKDGDRILAEDLSVDQTPFRKDEYDRVKLFGARVLSVDQVEGLKDPDIQHWGDEESHGGDPPRLWVPNGMYPGTAFTRSVGDSTAEKIGVIAVPEISIVRFTPSHLFFVVASDGVFEFLSSQTVVNMAAAYKDPNDACAAIAGDSYKRWLELENRTDDITIIIVQIKGLSNSGVGTTDSEVHSRPCQIGGSMNQSTAIVPPLMHQRPLESDMG from the exons ATGGGTTGTGCTAATGGAAAGTGTTGTAGCAGAGATTCATCAACATCAGATGAGGATTCAGGTCATCATCAGAGAGGAATAAGACCTTATAAAAACAAAGACGGTCTTACACAAAGGTCATTGGAGTTAGTTCATGTTCCTTCTCACAACTTCACTTTGCAGTACTCAAGCTTAACACAAAATGGTTATTACCCAGACACAACTGATAGGGAAAACCAAGATAGTttctgcatcaaaacacaaattCAAGGTAACCCAAATGTTCATTTCTTTGGAGTATTTGATGGACATGGTCAATATGGTgctcaatgttcaaactttgtTAAGGATAAACTTGTAGAAATATTATCCAGTGACCCCACGTTATTGGATGATCCTTTAAAAGCTTTTAATTCAGCATTTTTAGCTACGAATTCCGAGTTACGTGATAGTGAGATTGATGATGCTCTAAGTGGTACCACAGCGATAACTGTACTGGTTGTTGGGGATACACTTTATGTTGCTAATGTGGGTGATTCAAGGGCTGTAATCGCTGTTAAGGATGGGGATCGAATTTTGGCCGAGGATTTATCCGTGGATCAGACACCATTTAGGAAAGATGAATACGATCGGGTGAAGCTTTTTGGGGCCAGGGTTCTGAGTGTTGATCAAGTGGAAGGCCTTAAAGACCCAGATATTCAACATTGGGGTGATGAAGAAAGTCATGGTGGCGATCCTCCGAGGTTGTGGGTTCCGAACGGAATGTATCCTGGGACTGCATTTACAAGGAGTGTAGGAGATAGCACGGCAGAGAAGATTGGTGTGATTGCAGTTCCTGAGATTTCTATTGTTAGGTTTACACCCAgtcatcttttctttgttgttgcAAGTGATGGAGTTTTCGAGTTTCTCTCAAGCCAAACTGTTGTCAACATG gCGGCGGCATACAAAGATCCCAACGATGCTTGTGCTGCAATTGCTGGAGACTCCTATAAACGTTGGTTGGAGCTTGAAAATCGAACCGATGATATTACAATCATAATTGTACAGATCAAAGGCCTATCAAAT TCGGGTGTTGGCACCACTGATAGTGAAGTACATTCCAGACCCTGCCAAATTGGCGGTTCCATGAATCAAAGCACTGCCATTGTTCCACCACTGATGCATCAGAGGCCTTTGGAATCG GATATGGGTTAG